Part of the Zingiber officinale cultivar Zhangliang chromosome 8A, Zo_v1.1, whole genome shotgun sequence genome, ATCCAATGTCGAGGTTGGAAGcgcttacccttcttgtccgttagagcttcaaatgggtcctccaaaacaacccattgattccaatccatttggaatcaTGTCCCCAATCGAGTTCTCCCAAAATTCAAGTCCTCTTTGTCATACGgtggtggaattcggatatcccattcgagcagtccttcggactccatcttcttcctctagcttcttgctctcttggcggttagtccgtagaagagtgacctcgctctgataccaattgttgggaccgatgtgcccgctagaggggggtgaatagcgtcccGTTGCACGCTCATTGGTTGAGTCgtcttgatgatatgcagcggaaagaaagaCACAACAAACCAACACACTAACatctagggtttacttggtatccaccttaagaaaaggtgactaatccaatgatccacacacgacacactatctccactatgaacaactccttctcggtcgcaaccggaggcggagaagcctcgtacaaactcacacacaacacaaacacaaatacaagaagaaactctaagaatacaagtgaatacaccttttttcttgctacttgttgttgcctcttgaaccttgaagatgctgctcaagtgccttcaagaactggtgtgaGTGTTGGAgaaatcgctgtgaagatcgcAGAAAAATCGTAGGAAGAAATTGCAAAGATCTGGCGAAGAAAATGCTCCGCCCAAGCTTTAaacaatgctcccaatcgatcgaattcatccccaatcgattgccacatcagcaccGCTCCATTGCAGCCgcccatcacctgcatcctgcgcaacgatCACTTCCCAATTGATCAATTGCGACTTCCtgaattgatcgcccgatcgattcaaaacctttctgtgctctcgcatccgcatgagagcttctgctgcccaatcgatcgaccaatcgattgggaaagcctctgtgctcgggatttcacatcccaatctatcgaccgatcgattgggccatccCATAATCGCAGTACActctaatcgatcagtcgattgattggaccatggttcaatcgatcgcccgatcgaatGACcaacctggacttgactcaaactcaagtccaaagtcccaaacccaacttttGGTCAACCGTTacttgttgggtctccatgcctaacatttggccacacccgaccaacctcgaaatagccttctagcctcctccatcagccttgcgtccctcggatatctccctatCATTCACGCCTTGCCTACAGGAGTTtctttcggcctcatcctagttgtcgggtctttcttgccaagtcataccaggacttacattgccaagaccacatgcttggacttacaccctttgccaagatcacacttggactttccaattgcttggctcctcaccaggactttctcctttgccaggatcacacttggactttccaactgtctgcctcatcaccaggactttccacttgcctggctcctcaccaggactttcccgttgcttggctcctcaccaggactttcccttgtctggctcctcaccaggactttcccattgcctagctcctcaccaggactttctcctgcctagctcctcactaggactttccaaatgtctaacatccagttaggactttcccagtcaagtctcctatcaacattgacctacttgacttatattctcatcaacctggtcaatcctttgaccatctccataaccggatgattgctccagcaatctccttatattggcaaacatcaaaacttaaatcctgactcaagtttgactcaactcaagcttagtcaaactggtcaaccttgacctagggaaattgcctcaATAGTATTTTCCTCATGagatctatttaatagagctcagagtgcttgggcatggttgatgaaattagtggtggttaaccatAATTAGTGtttacaagtgctcaagtgatctagtgtggtcttgtgcgagttgtagtgaggtttcttcacccacaaggagctacgtgagctagccggaagttctccggggaatcatccaccgacggatcaagatcgtccaccttacggatagtcgTCGAGTAGgaactttatctccgaaccatatTAAATCAATGTGTTAGGTTTACTTCTCATATTAGTATTGGTTTTTGTATTCTGCTATACGTACTAACAATTGCAGAAAGCGATCCTCACTCTTCATCTTTGTTGAATTAGTAGTAAAATATTAATTACGGATTGTATTTTTTTCCCTATTTtaccattattattatttgggtaaaaattaaaaggacaCTCCTTATGTTTTTAATTAGATGATGtctcattttgattttttttattaaaaaacgcTCTTACCCCATGTGTAATCATACAACTACcttttactatattattttcattagtaTATCTCACCTATATTTTCCACTTAAATCTTGAACTATGAGTGTGTTGTAGTAGTTACAAACTCGTAGTTGTTACATAGTTGTAGCAACTATGGTTTCTTAACTGCTACAACTGAGCTATCACATAGTTGTAATAGCTACAAAGTCGTAGCCGCTACAACATGAATGTTAAGTAAGTTTTGAGAGACTatatataacttttgactcaggttGAATTATGAGacgtacaatatatcaaatctaaGTGCATTCAGAAATCTATATTTGTTATTGGGTGTAACCCCTAATGGCCCAATCTTATACccaaaaaatattgtttaaagtATTTTCGGAGGCTCCGaagaattttaattctctttatgaaaattattttctatgttatagcagctatgaaACCATAGCTACTATAACTATAAGCTACAATTGTTGTAATTGTAGTAGCTATAAAATCGTAGTTGCTATAACATATATAGTAGTTATGGTTTCgtaattattttttcatatatgAAATCGATGAAGATGCATAGCTAATGAGGTGACTTGCACGTTGATTGCAAGAAGACATCAAACTAGAAAACTCTAAAGCTTCGAGCTAACATGTGCGACAAAGAAGGTAAAGAGAGGAGAAAACGTCAGTAGACAGGTCAGAGAGGAGTCTCCGGCGCAAtcactccgacgcttaagtcaattGAAGGCTAAGTTTGAGCAACGATAAAAATGATGAATAGTGATAATGTTGGAGAGCTTACTTGTGCTTGGAGAAGGGACCCCTTATATAGCACCTTTACCTTTGGCCTGAGGCGCCTCATTATGATAGTGTAACCCCTATTGTACTTTCTCTTTTCCCCACGCCCAATTGGTACTTGTCTCTTTGTAGGTTTGGTAGAGATGTCTAAGTATGGGCTGCAACAAtgcattttagaaattttctaagaaaCTTCTACGTGACATTAAATGAAATAATGGATCGAGAGGCCAAACAACTTATGGACCTTTAGTTGATATCCTCTAATAATGAGCATGTGTCGCTTAAGAAAAACCTTCTGAATCCGTAAATGTAAATGATGAATTTGGACCTAAATGAGCCTCCAAAGAGTTTTATGCTTTAATAGGCCTCCAGTAATATTCCTTAAGCGGAATCGACCTTATTGAAGTCCGCTTGGACCTAGTGTACTATCAAATCCGACTAGAATTGGAGGTTGAGCGTTCATGAGGTCATCATTGTGGGGAGGAAGGACTCTTAGCAAACTTAGAGCGGTGTGGGACGAATTAACCTTATGATAGATACAAGCTACTTAGGTACTAAGAGGATCTAGCCTACGTAACATCCGATCGACTATGAGGAGTTGTGTCCTCTTGAAACATTTGATTCAATCAGCCAGAGATATACAAAGAAACCTCTGGTGTGTTCATTGGAAGAATAGGGAATGCTCGATCGCATACGTTGGGGTTTCGTGATCTTTGTTAATGTCTACTGAGCTATATTTGATTGGACCTCAGGGCATCACGCTGATCGACTTTTAGGAACTAGCTAAGACCAGAAGACTTAAGTTGACCCTTCTAAACTTTGACCCTCCTGTTATTTAGCTCGCTTGACTTTGGAATCTGTTTGGGGGTCTTATTTTACTCGCTATATTATTACTATAACGCATCTAACCTGTTCAAGGTTTATACAAGATAAATAATAATGTAATAATATTAAATAGTATATCAAAAGGGTTATATCATTTTAGAAGCGGTGAGACgttcttataaaaaataaaaataaatggggCGTtacgatttgaaaaaaaaaaagtttttttttttacatttgtccttgttattttttattttagaaaaagTTCACTTTTGTTGAAAAAATCTGTTTACAATTGCCTTTCTGTAACGAAATTGCCTTTATCGGCCTTTCTGTGTTTCAGTGCGGAGCGAGCGATGGCTTCGATCCGCCTCCATTTCCTCCTCAGCAAGCCGCCTCCAGCCGCCGTCCTCCCCTCCTGTTTCTTCTCATCCCTCTTCCCTTCCGCTTTTAACGCCTCCCTCCGCCGGCATCGCCTCGCGCGTAGCTTCTCTGCTGCTCGTCGTCTCTTCTGCTCCAAATCCGACCCTCCGCTTCAGGTAAGAAGAGCCTCTCCTGGTCAACTCTGTCCTCTCTAGCCGCCTCTTTATCTGTAATCCTTCTCCTGTCGATTTAGAGCGATTCAAGGGTTGGAGAGGCTGCCCCTTCGATAGTCGGCGATCTGTTGGATTACCTGAACGAATCTTGGACGCAGTTTCACGCCACTGGTGAATCCTCCAATTCTTCGATTTTATTGGCCATTATTTGTTCGTATGTTCTAATTCCACTGATATCTTTCTCCATCGCGTTTTCCCCGTTAGCTGAAGCGAAGCGGCAGCTCATTGCAGCTGGGTTCCGTTTGCTTAACGAGAATGACGAATGGGATCTCCAGCCGGGTGGTCGGTACTTTTTCACTCGCAACATGTCTTGCTTGGTGGCTTTCGCTGTCGGAGAGGAGTGAGTTCCATATTAGACGATCAAATGCTTATAATCAGAGTTTGAAGGTTAATTTGATTACTGAGATGGACTAGTACTTGTCTACTCGCATCTTTTAATGCATTCATATGGATGTGTATTAGTTGCGATAGAGAGCAGGGTGTGTTTccatttatttgtttataattttaaGGATCACGCACTAAGCTATCGAGTTTGTTATGAGGAATGGTATAATATTACAGCGGAGCTAGTGAACTGCCTGGAGAGAACAAATTACTAGATCACAGAATAACAAATAAACTATTGGATGACTTGGGTGTTTGGAAACTTTGCAATTTGCCATCTGGATTCACATTGTTGTTCCCATAGGTAACTACTAGCACTTCATTCAGTAAAAGATTAAATATCACCATTTTCATATGCTTCCCTGAAAAGAATTGACTAATTTTTCTTAGTTTACCGAGATCTAATtggttttagtttttttatttcagCGCTATATGATAGATTGTATATATTGCTTATCATTGATCTTCAACATACCATTCACCTCCCAATCTTATAGATTGCTTTACTTTTGCAGTTATAAAGTAGGCAGTGGTTTTCATGTTATTGCTGCTCATACTGATAGCCCATGTTTAAAACTCAAGCCTCGGTCTGCATCAAGCAAGTCTGGTTACCTCATGGTAAATGTTCAGACTTATGGTAGTGGCCTATGGCATACATGGTTTGATAGAGACCTAAGTGTTGCTGGAAGAGTTATCCTGAAACACAACAGTGGTTCTTTTATCCATAAGCTTGTTAAAGTGAGGAAACCTCTGCTACGTGTACCAACCTTGGCCATTCATCTAGACAGGTTGCTTATTTGCTTCTTCATCTTTCATTTCTAGTTTATATAAAGGAGTTTTATGTACTTATTTTTAGGACGCTTGATTAATTTAATGTTACTCTTTCCCGTGATTATTTTATGTAACTGTGTTGGAAGTCTTCTCAATATCATTTCTTTTTCCTAAATAGACATAAATTGATGTTTGTGGGATTATTTCTTTGGATATTTCAAAACTAACTTTTCTTCATATAGAACAGTGAATACTGAAGGTTTTAAACCTAACTTAGAAACTCAGCTTGTCCCACTTCTTTCAACAAAAGTTGATGAGGCTGAAACAAAGTCCGAGGACAAGACTAAAGCATCTTCTTCAAAAAATATCCATCATCCACTATTGTTGCAGGTACAAAGCTCACCTGTCAATGGCTTGATATGACAATGAAGATGACCTGTCGATGTCATTAATTTCATATGGATCATGGGCTATGTGATGGATGTGTATTCAATATTGCTCATTTACTTTCTACAGGGAAGTGGTACTTGCAGCCACTTATCTGGATTGTGTTACTTGTATTTTTCCAGGTTTTATCTGAAGAACTTGCTTGTGATGTTAGTGAGATAATGGGTATGGAGTTGAATGTTTGTGATACCCAGCCTAGTTGTCTTGGAGGTGGAAATAATGAGTTTATCTTCTCTGGAAGACTTGATAACCTTGCTTCAAGTTATTGTGCACTGAGATCTCTGATAGATTCATGTCAATCACCTATTGACTTAGCAGATGAGCAGGCCATCCGAATGATTGCTTTGTTTGACAATGAAGAGGTATTATTATTTATTGCATATTcaaaataaattcataataatatgcacTTAGTTGTCTTAAACCGTAACAATGCAGTAAGTGTTGAGAATACCATTTTCAAATGTCAACTAAAATGAACATTGTGGTTTTAACGTCATTGCCTATCTAAATGTTATGTAGGGTGCTTTTAAGCTTATGCATGGCTAATAAATTCATCGCTTACCTAGCATTGATGCTGATGTCTAAATACACACAATGCTTTCTATCTTCTTTAGCCAAATAGTTGAATGCCCGCTTGTGTTTGTCTTAATTTGTATTTGTTTGGAATTGATAGGTTGGATCTAATTCTTTGCAAGGGGCAGGTGCACCAACGATGTTTCAAGCCATGAGACGAATTGTTGATTGTTTATCTCAAGAACGAATGACGGAGGATTCTTTTGAACGGACATTACGTTCATCTTTTCTTGGTATTCCACTTGCTGTTTTGTTTTATGTGAAGGCACCTGCATTTTTGTCCAAAGCAAACTTGATATTACATCAAAGATTGTTTATTTTGTTTCAATGatcattatttgtttttatttacttGCATTTATATTCTATCTGTGGAAACATTCTTTGTCCTTAGGTTtttgaaaagaaataaataaactgATGCTGAAGGTGTCATTTTGATTAGCAATTGAGATAGATAATATCATGAGATTTAGCTGATTACTTGTACAAGGTTCAGTAATCTATCACTGTctgacttttaatttttttctctcttctcagtATCTGCAGACATGGCACATGGCCTGCACCCAAATTTTCCTGACAAATATGAAGAGCACCACCGACCACAGCTACAGAAAGGAGTTGTAATAAAACATAATGCGAATCAGCGCTATGCAACCAGTGGTTTAACTGCATTTCTTTTTACAGAAGTAGCAAATCTCCATGACCTTCCAGTTCAGGTATTTTCCGAGACTGTTCATTGGTTTTCTGAGTCAGATGCTCAACTGCAGCATTTATGATTtatctttgtttatttttattcattGTGTGTTGGATTGGCTTGATGGCCAAGTGAATGCTTTAAAATTTAGATTAGAGAGACTGTAGTGCTTGCTATTTTCTGCAACAATCTGCAAATTGGATACTTTGTGTTCGTTATAACAGGGATACTAGACATCTATGTTTGGCTGTGGTGGGAAAGAACAAGAATGGCTTTGTGGAACTCTGATCATAGTCTGGCATTAGTGGTGGGTAAATCAATGTTAGGTAGTGGTCCTAGTGGAGGGTAGAAGCGTGAAATCATATTTCTGTTTCATTAGCAGTTGTTGACTGGGTTGCAAATGCTACTATGTTTCTCTCCTGCAAGGATCTTCtagtcttttcttatttttgtagaGAAACAAATGACACTAACTTTTGATAAGTGTTGGTATATTATATAAAAGTGTTGGAGTGTTAAGAAACAACACATACAAAACATTCATATAGCAATCATGAAAAATGCTAAAGATGGATGTGATGAATTATTTGAAGGGAAAAAAATACTGATGTCCAAGAACAATTAAGTGTAGCTTCCATGGATATAAAATGAGAAAACATAGGTTGAGAATTTGAGATCCTAATGACATATTTAATGGCATCAATAGATTATATAGTTAGAAGAATTGAATGTATTCAAATATTCTCAGTGATGTTGCCTTGCATATAGCTCTATGGAGGGATACCCCAATTACTTGGGACAAACATGGGCAAGTAAAACTTCTAAAGATGATTGGAACCAAATTACTTGCCAGTTGGCCTGTAATGGTGTGAGGAACCtttgctctttttttttttttttttttgtcaagttCACTGTTGGTATGGAAAACGAAAAGAAAAGAATGCCTGATCaatagaggataagtactctagttcccttatataagaacaaggacgacatacaaaattgtgcaaactataggggtattaaactaatgagtcatactatgaaactttgggaaaaaataatagaaaaaagattaaggaaggagaccacagtgacagaaaatcaatttgggttcatgtctggaaggtcgacaatagaagctatacatctccttagacaattaattgaaaaatatcgggagcaaaaacaagatctatacaaggtattcattgacttagaaaaagcttatgatagagtcccaagagaaattatatggagaattttagaaaagagaggtgttagcgtaacatatattgaactaattaaggatatgtatgaggatgtaacgaccagagtaaagacttcaggcggagtaactgaagcatttccaataaagatagggttacatcaatgatcaaccctaagtccctatctttttacactaattatggacgaactcactgcgcacattcaagacacagtaccgtggtgcatgttgtttgcagatgatattattttggtagatgagacacgtgaaggagtaaatgctaagctagaatcttggagggaaacactagaagggaaaggttttaagcttagtagattaaagacagaatatatggaatttaagtttagcaatattaaagtaataaaacaattgttaagataggagaggacgagttgctcggaaccgagagatttaaatatttaggatcatttttacaaaatgatggagggattgagagagatgtcttacatagaatacaagcaggatgggtgaaatggagggtagcgtcggatgttttatgtgaccgtaaagtacctcttaaacttaaaggtaaattctataaaaccgcagttagacctgctatgttatatggagctgaatgttgggctatgaatcgagcacatgagcataagatgagagttgcagagatgaggatgttaaggtggatgtgtgggcatacgaagatggacaaaataaggaatgagagcattagagagaaagtcggagttgcatctattgaggacaaactccgagagacacgtttaagatggtacggacatgtacttagacgaccaataaatgctccagttaggcgatgtgaaactatgataaacatgcatatcaaacgaggaaaaggacgatcaaaaaagacttggttagcaacaataaaacaagataaaatttatttaaatatagatgatgatataataggagatagggctcaatggcgtaaaaggattcatacagccaaccccacctagtgggaaaatgcttggttgttgttgttgttcactGTTGGTATGGAATCTTTAACATGTTTATGTCATGGGTTTTTGCTCATTGCCACATTACACATGATATTTGTGTTTGGAGAATACCTATATTATTTATACTTAGAGCCTAGAGGTATCTGCATTGCAGCTAAAACAAGATGCTTGAGAGTACCATAAAGGCTTTTAGATTAAAGCAAGATGCATAAGATTGACGGAAAGGCTTCTATATTAcatgatattattttattttatatcaaATATATAGAGTCTTCTTTCAATTTACAGTTTGTGCAAGCCTATAGGAGTATACACTGACGTTGCTGCCACCATTTTATGTTTGTCTGTACTGAGTTTTCTCTCATGAGCAATGAGACGCCTTTTCCAAATACATGGAAGTCCAAATTTCTATATTATTCAGGTTTGGATGGCAAAACAAATATCGGTTTAATTCTGTTGctctaattttctttttctttcactGTAGGTATACTACCAACATACTTTTTGGCGACAAAGGATTTTCCTTCAATGAAGTAATTATAAGCTATAGGAACACATTGCTGACAGAATCTATCTTTTCTGCTTTTGGTTCAATTAAAATATTGTAGTGCTTAATGAAAAAGCTAGATGTCTTTTATACTTGTTGCAATGCTTattaatactaatccttgagttTTTACATGGAATCAAAGAAGACAGATATCTTGCAAAGAAAACTTACCTATGTTCTGTCTAGGAATTTGCTGTAAGAAACGATATGGGATGTGGATCTACAATTGGCCCTATATTGGCATCAGGAGTTGGTATCCGAACTGTTGACTGTGGTATTCCTCAGCTCTCAATGCACAGGTGTGCCATTCTTGCCATCATGCTTTTACTTGGTCTCTTGTTTTTCTTGTCAATGTGAACAATGAATATAAAATATGCATTTCTCAAGCATGTCAATTTACTGGATTCTGTGACTTTGTTTATTTATTCAACGGTATTAGTAATGTTTTTATCAACCAATTCATTTCTCCAACACTTGATCTTGTTCTAGTATTACTTGTCTCAAAAATATACCAGTGGAATTTTGCAACCACTTGAAATATTATTGTGTTATAGCAAAGCAttagtaaaatatatatatatatagtggaaaagcagggtaaggcttgGCGCAACAATAAAATTGTTGTCGTGTGACCTAGTAGTCATGGGTTTGAGTCACAGAAATAGTCTCTTGCAATGCAGGATAAGACTGCGTGTAATAGATCTTTAGATCTCACATTGACGGGAGCTTCGTACACTAGGAGTTATCAAGTATAGTGGGCAAGCGCTATCTCGCATCATTTAGATTATAGTTTTGTTGTTTCTTCTTTTACACTTGAACTACTTTGTTTAATGAGTTATATTTGTTGTACCATTAACATAAGTTAtcaatgttatgtttagtctaggaACACCGTTAATCATTTGTGAGAAAAAAAggcttaaatattaaaaaaaaaatacactgcTACAATATTTTGAAGATCTAATTATGTGAGTAATGTATTAATTAATAGGCCGATGTCATCATTGTTATTAGATTTGCTAATCATACTCGGACAAAGCTAGAAAAAGGAAACCATACATGTCTAAATCTAAAATTGACACTAAACATATGAATGGCTACTCGTAATTAAATTGTTAATAATCACTCTTTAATTATCTTGTTTATTGATTCCAGCTTCACGATCTTATTTTTGGATTGTGGTGCAGTGTTAGGGAGATATGTGGCAAAGAAGATGTGGATATTGCATATAAGCTTTtcactgccttcttcagatcgtTTTCAGACATCGACAAGAAGCTAATTGTGgacttttaggtttagacttctTTGCTTCCTCAAGTCCTCTTTACGACTTTACCTTATTATTATACG contains:
- the LOC122009720 gene encoding probable aspartyl aminopeptidase — its product is MASIRLHFLLSKPPPAAVLPSCFFSSLFPSAFNASLRRHRLARSFSAARRLFCSKSDPPLQSDSRVGEAAPSIVGDLLDYLNESWTQFHATAEAKRQLIAAGFRLLNENDEWDLQPGGRYFFTRNMSCLVAFAVGEDYKVGSGFHVIAAHTDSPCLKLKPRSASSKSGYLMVNVQTYGSGLWHTWFDRDLSVAGRVILKHNSGSFIHKLVKVRKPLLRVPTLAIHLDRTVNTEGFKPNLETQLVPLLSTKVDEAETKSEDKTKASSSKNIHHPLLLQVLSEELACDVSEIMGMELNVCDTQPSCLGGGNNEFIFSGRLDNLASSYCALRSLIDSCQSPIDLADEQAIRMIALFDNEEVGSNSLQGAGAPTMFQAMRRIVDCLSQERMTEDSFERTLRSSFLVSADMAHGLHPNFPDKYEEHHRPQLQKGVVIKHNANQRYATSGLTAFLFTEVANLHDLPVQEFAVRNDMGCGSTIGPILASGVGIRTVDCGIPQLSMHSVREICGKEDVDIAYKLFTAFFRSFSDIDKKLIVDF